A single region of the Duganella sp. BuS-21 genome encodes:
- a CDS encoding sel1 repeat family protein, translating into MKHPLCIFAAALVSLALAGVASAGPVEEGRLCLRGAEGVPANLPRAFELFSGAARKGDAQAAYYLGMMYRNGMAVARDPKAAAHWLQFAANRQNPAAMFTLAKLHLSGEGVKRDEQAARRWIEKAADLEYPEAVMAMAIGLRDGSMGFERNEALAETQLRFANRALKHATPGM; encoded by the coding sequence ATGAAGCATCCTCTCTGCATCTTCGCCGCCGCCCTCGTCAGCCTCGCGCTGGCCGGCGTCGCCTCGGCCGGTCCGGTCGAGGAAGGCCGCCTGTGCCTGCGCGGCGCGGAAGGCGTGCCGGCCAATCTGCCGCGCGCCTTTGAACTGTTCAGCGGCGCCGCCAGAAAGGGCGACGCCCAGGCCGCCTATTACCTGGGCATGATGTACCGCAACGGCATGGCCGTCGCGCGCGACCCCAAGGCCGCCGCGCACTGGCTGCAGTTCGCCGCCAACCGCCAGAACCCGGCCGCCATGTTCACGCTGGCCAAGCTGCACCTGAGCGGCGAGGGCGTCAAGCGCGACGAGCAGGCCGCGCGCCGCTGGATCGAAAAAGCCGCCGACCTGGAATATCCGGAAGCCGTGATGGCCATGGCCATCGGCCTGCGCGACGGCTCCATGGGCTTCGAACGCAACGAAGCGCTGGCCGAAACTCAGCTGCGCTTCGCCAACCGCGCCCTCAAACACGCCACGCCGGGCATGTAA
- a CDS encoding ABC transporter ATP-binding protein — protein sequence MLTITNLHAAYGKVEVLHGISLDVPKGKLVTLIGSNGAGKTTTMRAISGMIKPKGGKVTLDGKDITGYDSHRIARAGLAHSPEGRRVFASMSVTDNLLLGAFPRFTRARPKGDIKHDLEKALELFPRLKERQHQLAGTLSGGEQQMLAMARAVMLNPDVVLLDEPSMGLAPILVEEVFRIIQRLKSEGVTMLLVEQFAAAALNVADYGYVLENGSISVHGPAESLKTDPKVIAAYLGGH from the coding sequence ATGCTAACGATCACCAATCTGCACGCCGCTTACGGCAAAGTCGAAGTCCTGCACGGCATCTCGCTGGACGTCCCGAAAGGAAAGCTGGTCACGCTGATCGGCTCCAACGGCGCCGGCAAAACCACCACCATGCGCGCCATCTCCGGCATGATCAAACCGAAAGGCGGCAAGGTCACGCTGGACGGCAAGGACATCACCGGCTACGACTCGCACAGGATCGCGCGCGCCGGACTGGCGCACTCGCCGGAAGGCCGGCGCGTGTTCGCCTCGATGAGCGTCACGGACAACCTGCTGCTGGGCGCCTTCCCGCGCTTCACGCGGGCGCGGCCGAAAGGCGACATCAAGCACGATCTGGAAAAAGCGCTGGAGCTATTCCCGCGCTTGAAGGAGCGTCAACATCAGCTGGCCGGCACGCTCTCCGGCGGCGAACAGCAAATGCTGGCGATGGCGCGCGCGGTCATGCTCAATCCCGACGTGGTGTTACTGGACGAACCGTCGATGGGCCTGGCCCCGATCCTGGTGGAAGAAGTGTTCCGCATCATCCAGCGTTTGAAATCGGAGGGGGTCACGATGCTGCTGGTGGAACAATTCGCCGCCGCCGCACTGAATGTGGCCGATTACGGCTACGTCCTTGAAAACGGCAGCATCTCGGTCCACGGCCCCGCCGAAAGCCTGAAAACCGACCCCAAAGTCATCGCCGCCTATCTCGGCGGCCATTAA
- a CDS encoding bifunctional 2',3'-cyclic-nucleotide 2'-phosphodiesterase/3'-nucleotidase, whose product MRFAHRAHRAHRAYFALPALLTACAVVPQGGGAAPAPAGTEATLALLETSDLHAHVLSYDYYKLQADPSIGLERTATLIRQARAEYPNNLLLDNGDALQGTALADYQALVKPVGCGQTVAIYKAMNQLGVDGAGVGNHEFNYGLAYLNQVTGSRFDVDGVTADAHAAPCAGPNFPIVLANIYSVKTKQPLFAPYRILTRRIAATGPDGKPLTATIKVGIIGFAPPGVLSWDKAWLDGKVYAEGVREAAQKYIPQMRAEGADLVVAISHAGIDGAPYTPQMENANYYLAQVPGIDAMLMGHAHLPFPNPASTLAAFNLPGVDKRKGTVHGVPTVMANLWGKHLGVIGLRLKYDGKRWLVDQERTTVEARAIQHPDRSYVAADAAIGALVADEHAATIGYVKTPVGTSDFRMSSYFADVGDVSAIELVNQAQTAYVQDYVKANLPQYAALPVLSMASPFKTGAAGVADYTDVKPGAVALNNAADLYLYPNALHAVKIDGAGLKAWLEKSAERFNRIDPASSTPQELVNTSFAGYNFDMLTSADVSYRIDVTQPVGRRIVDLHYQGAPLSPAQEFLVATNNYRASGGGNFPGLDGGKTVVAAPDSSRDVLIAYIRNTRQLSRARNGASRSWRFAPVAVKGPVVFHAAPGLLHLAREAGLAGVTQLKTDDGGGKGFALYAIDLSQ is encoded by the coding sequence ATGCGTTTTGCCCACCGTGCCCATCGTGCCCATCGTGCCTATTTTGCCTTGCCCGCCTTGTTGACCGCCTGCGCCGTCGTGCCGCAGGGCGGCGGCGCGGCCCCGGCCCCGGCCGGCACAGAGGCGACGTTGGCATTGCTGGAGACCAGCGACCTGCACGCCCATGTGCTGAGTTATGATTATTACAAGCTGCAAGCCGATCCCTCCATCGGCCTGGAACGCACCGCCACCCTGATCCGCCAGGCCCGCGCCGAATACCCGAATAATCTGCTGCTCGACAACGGCGACGCCCTGCAAGGCACGGCGCTGGCCGACTACCAGGCATTGGTGAAACCGGTGGGCTGCGGCCAGACCGTGGCCATTTATAAAGCCATGAACCAGCTGGGCGTCGATGGCGCCGGCGTCGGCAACCACGAATTCAATTACGGCCTGGCCTATCTGAACCAGGTCACCGGCAGCCGTTTCGACGTCGACGGCGTCACCGCCGATGCCCATGCCGCCCCCTGCGCCGGCCCGAACTTCCCTATCGTGCTGGCGAATATCTACAGCGTGAAGACGAAACAGCCGCTGTTCGCCCCCTACCGCATCCTGACGCGCCGGATCGCCGCCACCGGCCCGGACGGCAAGCCGCTGACGGCCACCATCAAGGTCGGCATCATCGGCTTCGCGCCGCCGGGCGTGCTGTCGTGGGACAAGGCCTGGCTCGACGGCAAAGTCTACGCCGAGGGCGTGCGCGAGGCGGCGCAGAAGTACATCCCGCAGATGCGCGCCGAGGGCGCCGACCTGGTGGTGGCCATCTCGCACGCCGGCATCGACGGCGCACCGTACACGCCGCAGATGGAAAACGCCAACTACTACCTGGCCCAGGTGCCGGGCATTGACGCCATGCTGATGGGCCACGCACACCTGCCATTCCCGAATCCGGCCAGCACGCTGGCGGCGTTCAACCTGCCGGGCGTGGACAAGCGCAAGGGCACGGTGCACGGCGTGCCGACGGTGATGGCCAACCTGTGGGGCAAGCACTTGGGCGTGATCGGCCTGCGCCTGAAGTACGACGGCAAGCGCTGGCTGGTCGATCAGGAGCGCACCACGGTCGAGGCGCGCGCCATTCAGCATCCCGACCGCAGCTACGTCGCCGCCGATGCCGCCATCGGCGCGCTGGTCGCCGACGAGCACGCGGCCACCATCGGCTACGTCAAGACGCCGGTCGGCACCAGCGATTTCCGCATGAGCAGCTACTTCGCCGATGTCGGCGACGTCAGCGCCATAGAACTGGTCAACCAGGCGCAGACGGCCTACGTCCAAGACTACGTCAAGGCCAACCTGCCGCAGTACGCGGCGCTGCCGGTGCTGTCGATGGCGTCGCCGTTCAAGACCGGCGCCGCCGGCGTGGCCGACTACACCGACGTCAAGCCTGGCGCGGTGGCGCTCAACAACGCCGCCGACCTGTATTTGTACCCGAACGCGCTGCACGCGGTGAAGATCGACGGCGCCGGCCTGAAAGCCTGGCTCGAGAAATCGGCCGAACGCTTCAACCGCATCGACCCGGCCAGCAGCACGCCGCAGGAACTGGTCAACACCAGCTTCGCCGGCTACAACTTCGACATGCTGACCAGCGCCGACGTCAGCTACCGCATCGACGTCACGCAGCCTGTAGGCCGGCGCATCGTCGACCTGCACTATCAAGGTGCGCCGCTGTCGCCGGCGCAGGAATTCCTGGTCGCCACCAACAACTACCGCGCCAGCGGCGGCGGCAACTTCCCCGGCCTGGACGGCGGCAAGACCGTGGTGGCCGCGCCGGACTCCAGCCGCGACGTGCTGATCGCCTACATCCGGAACACCAGGCAACTGAGCCGCGCCCGCAACGGCGCCAGCCGCAGCTGGCGTTTCGCGCCGGTGGCGGTCAAGGGGCCGGTGGTGTTCCACGCGGCGCCCGGCCTGCTGCACCTGGCGCGCGAGGCCGGCCTGGCCGGCGTGACCCAATTGAAAACCGACGATGGCGGCGGCAAAGGCTTTGCTCTGTACGCCATCGATTTGAGCCAATGA
- a CDS encoding aldo/keto reductase — protein MMRWLMDVRLGQGTWNMGEEASRRQEEVRALQLGLDLGMTLIDTAEMYGEGGAEEVVGEAIAGRRDEAFVVSKVYPHNASVDGVQAACERSLRRLKVDAIDLYLLHWQGHHPLAETFDGFETLKKAGKIKAYGVSNFDLENMQEAMTYGAPATNQVLYNLMKRGIEFDLLPWARAQGLPIMAYSPLETHGREQAALLGNPGLKAVAEAHGVTPAQIALAWVLHQDGVIAIPKAVDPVHLRANRAAADLRLSADDLAALDQAFPPPRRRRALDMR, from the coding sequence ATGATGAGGTGGCTAATGGATGTGCGGCTGGGGCAGGGGACTTGGAATATGGGCGAGGAGGCGTCGCGCAGGCAGGAGGAGGTGCGGGCCTTGCAGTTGGGGCTTGATCTCGGCATGACGCTGATCGATACCGCCGAGATGTATGGCGAGGGCGGGGCAGAGGAGGTGGTGGGCGAGGCCATCGCCGGGCGGCGCGATGAGGCGTTTGTCGTCAGCAAGGTCTATCCGCACAACGCCAGCGTCGACGGCGTGCAGGCCGCCTGCGAACGCAGCTTGCGGCGCTTGAAGGTCGATGCCATCGATCTGTATCTGCTGCACTGGCAGGGCCATCACCCGCTGGCCGAGACCTTCGACGGCTTCGAGACGCTGAAGAAGGCCGGCAAGATCAAGGCCTACGGCGTCAGCAACTTCGATCTTGAAAACATGCAGGAGGCGATGACGTATGGCGCCCCCGCCACCAACCAGGTGCTGTACAACCTGATGAAGCGCGGGATCGAGTTCGATCTGCTGCCGTGGGCGCGCGCCCAGGGCTTGCCCATCATGGCTTACTCGCCGCTCGAAACCCACGGCCGCGAACAGGCCGCGCTGCTGGGTAATCCCGGCCTCAAGGCCGTCGCCGAGGCGCATGGCGTGACGCCTGCGCAGATCGCGCTGGCCTGGGTGCTGCACCAGGATGGGGTGATCGCTATCCCCAAGGCCGTCGATCCTGTACACTTGCGCGCCAACCGCGCTGCGGCTGATCTCCGGCTGTCCGCCGACGATCTGGCCGCTCTGGACCAAGCATTCCCGCCGCCGCGCCGCCGTCGCGCGCTGGATATGCGTTAA
- a CDS encoding branched-chain amino acid ABC transporter ATP-binding protein/permease, protein MKKSIVAASVVGLAVLALYPVLIPNPYYIHLFETILIYAILLFGLDIVVGYTGQVSLGHAGLFGIGSYVTGVLVFKLAAPFWLAIPASVIGAAIFGAILALPALRVTGPYLAMVTLAFGTIIQILINEMTFLTEGPMGIKVSKPLLFGQKLSEVEYYYLVAALMVVSLVVVHRILKSNLGRAFEALRDSPIASDCMGVSVYRYKVYAFIISAGFAGLAGSLYAYSEEYINPSAYTFELTILFLLAVIMGGRKTRSGALIGAMIVVMLPSLLADIELFRQIAVAAAVLGVIGAALAIARKRATPRDVLVPLIATIGMAAFSFKLENIVDWRLTIFGLMTLFVVYYLQDGIVGFLLGLMGRGTVHAKAVQASGAEPFPRAQVGKSGDSLLNVEQILMQFGGLKALNQVDLNVIQGSVHGLIGPNGSGKSTMMNVLTGIYKPTAGAVAFSGALISGRTPSEIALGGVARTFQNVQLFGEMTATENVLVGLHNTFKSNVLDVMLQTPRYKREEKSARERAASILEFVGLSDLADEEARNLPYGKQRLLEIGRALGLSPRLLLLDEPAAGLTAPDIKELMAIIRKIRDHGITIILIEHHMDVVMALSDTVTVLDFGQKIAEGKPAAVQSDPKVIEAYLGGSSEEHGGTKAPTAH, encoded by the coding sequence ATGAAGAAATCCATCGTCGCGGCAAGCGTAGTGGGACTGGCGGTACTGGCGCTGTATCCGGTGCTGATCCCGAATCCCTACTACATCCATTTGTTTGAAACCATTTTGATCTACGCCATCCTGCTGTTCGGGCTCGATATCGTGGTCGGCTACACCGGTCAGGTGTCGCTGGGCCACGCGGGCCTGTTCGGCATCGGCTCGTATGTGACGGGCGTGCTGGTGTTCAAGCTGGCGGCACCGTTCTGGCTGGCGATACCGGCCTCGGTGATCGGCGCGGCCATCTTCGGCGCCATCCTGGCGCTGCCGGCGTTGCGCGTCACCGGGCCTTACCTGGCGATGGTCACGCTGGCCTTCGGCACCATCATCCAGATTCTCATTAATGAGATGACCTTCCTCACCGAAGGCCCGATGGGCATCAAGGTCTCCAAGCCGCTGCTGTTCGGCCAGAAGCTCAGTGAAGTCGAGTACTACTACCTGGTCGCCGCACTGATGGTGGTGTCCTTGGTGGTGGTGCACCGCATCCTCAAATCCAACCTGGGGCGCGCGTTCGAAGCACTGCGCGACAGCCCGATCGCCTCCGACTGCATGGGCGTATCGGTGTACCGCTACAAGGTGTACGCCTTCATCATCAGCGCCGGCTTCGCCGGGCTGGCCGGCAGCCTGTATGCGTACTCGGAAGAGTACATCAACCCCAGCGCCTACACCTTCGAGCTGACCATCCTGTTCCTGCTGGCGGTGATCATGGGCGGACGCAAGACCCGTTCGGGCGCGCTGATCGGCGCCATGATCGTGGTCATGCTACCCAGCCTGCTGGCCGACATTGAACTGTTCCGCCAGATCGCGGTGGCCGCCGCCGTGCTGGGCGTGATCGGCGCCGCGCTGGCGATCGCCCGCAAGCGCGCCACGCCGCGCGACGTGCTGGTGCCGCTGATCGCCACCATCGGCATGGCGGCGTTCTCGTTCAAGCTGGAGAACATCGTCGACTGGCGCCTGACCATCTTCGGCTTGATGACGCTGTTCGTGGTGTACTACCTGCAGGACGGCATCGTCGGCTTCCTGCTAGGGCTGATGGGACGCGGCACGGTGCACGCCAAGGCGGTGCAGGCCAGCGGCGCCGAGCCGTTCCCGCGCGCGCAAGTCGGCAAGAGCGGCGACAGCCTGCTCAACGTCGAGCAGATCCTGATGCAGTTCGGCGGCCTGAAAGCGCTGAACCAGGTGGACCTGAACGTGATCCAGGGCTCGGTACACGGCTTGATCGGACCGAATGGTTCGGGCAAGAGCACGATGATGAACGTGCTGACCGGGATCTACAAACCGACGGCGGGCGCGGTGGCGTTTTCCGGCGCGCTGATCTCCGGCCGCACGCCATCCGAAATCGCGCTGGGCGGCGTCGCGCGCACCTTCCAGAACGTGCAGCTGTTCGGCGAAATGACGGCCACGGAAAACGTCCTGGTCGGCCTCCACAACACCTTCAAATCGAATGTGCTGGACGTGATGCTGCAAACGCCGCGCTACAAGCGCGAGGAAAAGTCCGCGCGCGAGCGGGCCGCCAGCATCCTCGAGTTTGTCGGCCTGTCCGACCTGGCGGACGAAGAAGCGCGCAACCTCCCGTATGGCAAACAACGCCTGCTGGAAATCGGCCGCGCGCTGGGCCTCAGTCCACGCCTGCTGCTGCTGGATGAACCGGCGGCCGGCCTGACCGCGCCGGACATCAAGGAACTGATGGCCATCATCCGCAAGATCCGCGACCACGGCATCACCATCATCCTGATCGAGCACCACATGGACGTGGTGATGGCGCTGTCGGACACGGTGACGGTGCTCGATTTCGGCCAAAAGATCGCCGAAGGCAAACCGGCGGCGGTGCAAAGCGATCCGAAAGTGATCGAAGCGTATTTGGGCGGCAGCAGTGAAGAACACGGCGGGACCAAAGCGCCGACGGCGCACTAA
- the prfB gene encoding peptide chain release factor 2 (programmed frameshift) → MEAERINALTSLLADLTTREAELRRYLDFDRKVDKLEQVNGELEDPAVWNDPKKAQELGKEKKSLEAVVDALTKANADLKDMADLVDMAKEEGDDDTLEALIVDAEEVRKVIEGMEFRRMFSNPMDPNNCFVDIQAGAGGTEAQDWASMLLRQYLRYSERKGFKVEIMEQSDGEVAGIKTATLKVEGEYAYGFLRTETGVHRLVRKSPFDSAGGRHTSFVSLFVYPEVDDSIDIEINPADLRIDTYRASGAGGQHINKTDSAVRLTHGPSGIVVQCQNDRSQHRNKAEAMEMLKAKLYEMELRKRMSEQQKLEDSKTDVGWGHQIRSYVLDQSRIKDLRTNFETGNTKGVLDGDIDDFISASLKQGV, encoded by the exons ATGGAAGCCGAACGCATCAACGCCCTTACCTCCCTGCTCGCCGATCTGACCACGCGCGAAGCCGAACTTCGGAGGTATCTT GACTTCGATCGCAAAGTCGACAAGCTCGAACAAGTAAACGGCGAGCTGGAAGATCCAGCCGTCTGGAACGATCCGAAGAAAGCCCAGGAACTGGGCAAGGAAAAGAAATCGCTGGAAGCCGTCGTCGACGCGCTGACCAAGGCCAACGCCGACCTGAAGGACATGGCCGACCTGGTCGACATGGCCAAGGAAGAAGGCGACGACGACACGCTCGAAGCGCTGATCGTCGATGCGGAAGAAGTGCGCAAGGTCATCGAAGGCATGGAATTCCGCCGCATGTTCAGCAATCCGATGGATCCGAACAACTGCTTCGTCGACATCCAGGCCGGCGCCGGCGGCACCGAGGCCCAGGACTGGGCCTCCATGCTGCTGCGCCAGTACCTGCGCTATAGCGAACGCAAAGGCTTCAAGGTCGAGATCATGGAGCAGTCCGACGGCGAGGTGGCCGGCATCAAGACCGCCACCCTGAAGGTCGAGGGCGAATACGCCTACGGCTTCCTGCGCACCGAGACCGGCGTGCACCGCCTGGTGCGCAAGTCGCCGTTCGACTCGGCCGGTGGCCGCCACACCTCGTTCGTGTCGCTGTTCGTGTATCCGGAAGTCGACGATTCGATCGACATCGAGATCAATCCTGCCGATCTGCGCATCGATACCTACCGCGCGTCCGGCGCCGGTGGTCAGCACATCAACAAAACCGACTCCGCGGTGCGTCTGACCCACGGTCCGTCCGGCATCGTGGTTCAGTGCCAGAACGACCGCTCGCAGCACCGCAACAAGGCCGAGGCGATGGAAATGCTGAAGGCCAAGCTGTACGAGATGGAACTGCGCAAGCGCATGAGCGAGCAGCAAAAGCTGGAAGACTCCAAGACCGACGTCGGCTGGGGCCACCAGATCCGTTCTTATGTGCTGGACCAGTCGCGCATCAAGGACTTGCGCACCAACTTCGAGACCGGCAACACCAAGGGTGTGCTGGACGGCGACATCGACGACTTCATCTCCGCTTCGCTGAAACAAGGCGTGTAA
- a CDS encoding transposase, translated as MSRPIRLQFPGALYHVSSRGDRRALIYVDQNDRLVWLSILGEVCSRYNFVIHGFCQMSNHYHLVVQTVEGNLSRGMQQLNGLYSQYFNRRHHVVGHLFQGRYHCVLVQQHPYLLELTRYVVLNPVRARMVGLPDEWPWSSYPYIVGLHTPQPWLDIHSTLNNFGAVPADAIAAYRQFVIEGIGAASPLANTRHQLILGDDEFVASMRRPERAQQHKTVARQQRRALALALEDYVNQSAARNEAMARAFASTAYTMEQIAAHFGLSAKTVSRAIKKYRAR; from the coding sequence ATGAGCCGCCCTATACGACTACAATTTCCTGGTGCACTTTATCACGTGAGCTCTCGCGGCGATCGAAGGGCGCTGATCTATGTCGACCAGAACGATCGTCTGGTGTGGCTGTCGATATTGGGCGAGGTATGCTCACGATATAACTTTGTGATCCACGGATTTTGCCAGATGAGTAATCACTATCATCTTGTGGTGCAAACTGTGGAGGGCAATTTGTCGCGGGGCATGCAACAGTTGAATGGACTGTATTCCCAATATTTCAATCGCCGGCATCATGTTGTCGGACATCTGTTCCAGGGGCGCTATCACTGTGTGCTGGTGCAACAGCATCCGTATTTGCTGGAACTCACGCGCTATGTCGTGCTTAATCCGGTGCGCGCCAGGATGGTCGGCCTACCCGACGAGTGGCCATGGAGCAGCTATCCCTACATTGTCGGCCTACACACGCCGCAGCCATGGCTGGACATCCACTCCACATTGAACAACTTCGGCGCAGTCCCGGCGGATGCCATCGCGGCGTACCGCCAATTCGTGATCGAAGGAATCGGGGCCGCCAGTCCGCTAGCCAACACAAGACATCAACTCATTCTGGGCGATGATGAATTCGTCGCCAGCATGCGGCGCCCCGAACGTGCTCAACAGCATAAAACAGTAGCCCGACAGCAGCGCCGGGCGCTGGCGCTGGCTTTGGAAGACTATGTCAACCAGTCCGCCGCCCGCAACGAGGCGATGGCCCGGGCCTTCGCCTCTACCGCTTACACGATGGAGCAGATCGCCGCCCATTTCGGCCTGTCCGCCAAGACCGTCAGTCGCGCCATTAAAAAATATCGCGCGCGATGA
- a CDS encoding ABC transporter substrate-binding protein, translated as MNFTLKLLVAGLVLGFSASSQAADPIKIGVSGPFTGGSAPMGVSMRDGVKLAVADINAKGGILGRQIQLVERDDEAKPERGVQIAQELINKEKVVATVGYINTGVALASQRFYQDAKIPVMNNVATGSIITKQFADQPENYIFRNSANDQIQSHMIIKEAVDNRKFKKVAILADSTNYGQLGREDLEKALAEKSLKAVAIEKYNIKDVDMTAQLLKAKQAGAEVVLTYGIGPELAQIANGMEKLGWKVPLIGSWTLSMANFIDNAGKNGNGTRMPQTFIQDANTPKRKAFIDAYAKAYNPPQGRMPSPVSAAQGYDSIYLLAAAIKQAGSTDGPKVKAALENLAEKVEGVVTTYAKPYSKDDHEAINAEITVFGEVKDGKVVLAK; from the coding sequence ATGAATTTCACATTGAAATTGCTGGTTGCAGGTCTGGTACTCGGTTTCTCGGCGTCCTCGCAGGCGGCCGATCCCATCAAGATCGGCGTGTCCGGTCCGTTCACCGGCGGTTCCGCGCCGATGGGCGTGTCGATGCGCGACGGCGTCAAGCTGGCCGTGGCCGACATCAACGCCAAGGGCGGCATCCTGGGCCGCCAGATCCAGCTGGTCGAACGCGACGACGAAGCCAAGCCCGAACGCGGCGTGCAGATCGCGCAGGAACTGATCAACAAGGAAAAAGTCGTCGCCACCGTCGGCTACATCAACACCGGCGTGGCGCTGGCCTCGCAGCGCTTCTACCAGGACGCCAAAATCCCGGTCATGAACAACGTCGCCACCGGCTCCATCATCACCAAGCAGTTCGCCGACCAGCCGGAGAACTACATCTTCCGCAATTCCGCCAACGACCAGATTCAGTCGCACATGATCATCAAGGAAGCGGTCGACAATCGCAAGTTCAAGAAGGTCGCCATTTTGGCCGACTCCACCAACTACGGCCAGCTCGGCCGTGAAGACCTGGAAAAAGCCCTGGCCGAGAAAAGCCTGAAGGCCGTCGCCATCGAGAAGTACAACATCAAGGACGTCGACATGACGGCCCAGTTGCTCAAGGCCAAGCAGGCCGGCGCCGAAGTGGTGCTGACCTACGGCATCGGTCCCGAGCTGGCGCAGATCGCCAACGGCATGGAAAAACTCGGCTGGAAAGTGCCGCTGATCGGCAGCTGGACCCTGTCGATGGCCAACTTCATCGACAACGCCGGCAAGAACGGCAACGGCACCCGCATGCCGCAGACCTTCATCCAGGACGCCAACACGCCCAAGCGCAAGGCCTTCATCGACGCCTACGCCAAGGCCTACAATCCGCCGCAGGGTCGCATGCCGTCGCCGGTATCGGCCGCGCAGGGCTATGACTCGATCTACCTGCTGGCCGCGGCCATCAAGCAGGCCGGCAGCACCGACGGCCCGAAAGTCAAAGCCGCGCTGGAAAACCTGGCAGAAAAAGTCGAGGGCGTGGTCACCACCTACGCCAAGCCGTACAGCAAGGATGACCACGAGGCCATCAACGCCGAGATCACCGTGTTCGGCGAAGTCAAGGACGGCAAAGTGGTCCTGGCCAAGTAA
- a CDS encoding branched-chain amino acid ABC transporter permease, which translates to MEILLQLVFSGIALGMIYAVIAFGYQLTFATSGTLNFGQGESLMLGALVGLSLVGTIHGGPYMSYLLMIPLVLVFGALQGMFVEWIGVRPAIKIKSEFGWIMSTIALAIIFKNVAENIWGKDDLTFPSPLSSAPIEILGANVQPMQIAVVVGALAIMAAVEIFNRKSIYGKAVVATANDRDAAGLMGINTGMVITFSYALSSAVAAFAGVLVAPLTLTGATMGASLGLKAFAVAIIGGLTSGVGAIVGGLILGIVETTAGYYISTGYKDVPGLLLLLLVLAFKPSGLFGKAAIKKV; encoded by the coding sequence ATGGAAATTCTATTGCAACTGGTGTTCAGCGGCATCGCGCTGGGCATGATCTACGCGGTGATCGCCTTCGGCTACCAGCTCACCTTCGCCACCTCCGGCACGCTCAACTTCGGCCAGGGCGAGTCGCTGATGCTGGGCGCCCTGGTCGGGCTTAGCCTGGTCGGCACCATCCACGGCGGCCCTTACATGAGCTACCTGCTGATGATTCCCCTGGTGCTGGTGTTCGGCGCGCTGCAGGGCATGTTCGTCGAATGGATAGGCGTGCGGCCGGCGATCAAGATCAAATCCGAATTCGGCTGGATCATGTCCACCATCGCGCTGGCCATCATCTTCAAGAACGTGGCCGAGAACATCTGGGGCAAGGACGATCTGACCTTCCCGTCGCCGCTGTCGTCGGCGCCGATCGAAATCCTCGGCGCCAACGTGCAGCCGATGCAGATCGCGGTGGTGGTGGGCGCGCTGGCCATCATGGCGGCGGTCGAAATCTTCAACCGCAAATCGATCTACGGCAAGGCCGTGGTGGCCACCGCCAACGACCGCGATGCGGCGGGGCTGATGGGCATCAACACCGGCATGGTGATCACGTTTTCGTATGCGCTGTCGTCGGCCGTCGCCGCCTTCGCCGGCGTGCTGGTGGCGCCGCTGACGCTGACCGGCGCCACCATGGGCGCCTCGCTCGGCCTGAAGGCCTTCGCGGTGGCCATCATCGGCGGCCTGACCTCGGGCGTGGGCGCCATCGTCGGCGGGCTGATACTGGGCATCGTCGAAACCACGGCCGGCTACTACATCTCCACCGGCTACAAGGACGTACCGGGCTTGCTGCTGCTGTTGCTGGTGCTGGCGTTCAAGCCGTCCGGTCTGTTCGGCAAAGCCGCCATCAAAAAGGTCTGA